The DNA sequence TAGGggttcaaatttttgttcaaagtgTCGTTTAAAAATCTCTCCCTTAAGACACTCATCACTTTTTACCGGTGTGAACGCAACTGCATGTTCAATAACGTGTTTATACAAACGTTTACTCAGAGGACAATAGACCTAACAGCCCATCAAGTACCACGATTAACTGGAAATGTTTTGGAGAAACATGAAGCTCCCTATACATCTTTAATACTTATGcgatatcgtttaattttttacttttcttttttcgtctTTACTTGCGTTTGCACTTAagttacaattataaattgtcAGGCATTTAAATGTTGCGAGCATGCAACAGATTTGGAAAATAGTTGCACGAAGCTTGGCTTACTAGCGAAGCATTTACTATACCCGATGTTTAATGCATTCttaatgcaaaatttcgaTCTCTCAgactaattttttattcaaactgaAACTTACAACACTGAACATTCAAAGAGGGTGATATGACTTATTTAACGACTTTCTCTAAACCGGTCAAAATATTGTGAAAGCAACTACTCTTTCTACTTGTAGGAATGGACATCGCTCAATTGACAATCTCTGATCataatcataattattattaaacttgatTGATGTATAGAGAATATCGGACACGAATTTAGTcgaatatctaaaaaattaatgaggAAAGTTTGGCTTTTGATGAACAGTCAGACTTGAATACAAACTTAAGGAGGCACAGGTAACGCCACTGTAGCGAATCCACAGTAGCGCCATCTACGATCTATACTTCGATGCCCTGGTCAGTcgagttttataaaaattagagaTTATCTATTGAGTAACGAGCCTTGCACCTTGCCAAGTTCGATTGGCAGAATGTGTAACGAGTCTAATGAAAACTCTGAGAGATCGCAATATTAAGCGTGAATTCTTTACATTCGATCATACTCCATCCACCACTGACATCATTCATTAGATCTATTTCACACTGAGCGAACGATGCTGCGTGGTTTCTGCGATCAGTGCGTTAAACTCTTACGTGCGAAACACGTGCGTATCTTGGGTCCATGGTCGCACGGTTTTTCCACTCTCCACTCTCGTCGTTAAACATACGATTAATAATACCTAGTATGCGTTAAACTGTTTCCAATATCGATAGTCCCGTGTCCACGTACGcacgatatattttcttctctccTCGTTCGAATATATATCACACTGAGCCGgctgtgtgtgtgtatgtatgcgGGGGATGTGTATGAGAGTGTGTTCGTCTTGCGAGTGTGTGTCCATCTTCGTTTTCGGCCTGGCAGTTCGCGGCCCAACGTTTTCGTTTACGCGTTTCACGAGGATGCGTCGAGGTCCATGGGTGGAGAGGTTCGTCCCtctgaattaattataatcgaCTCTCGGCACATCTCCCGTGTATGCACACGTAGAAAGTTCAACTTGGGACACTGCTTGGTTCCCGGGGGTTTCCTCCATTCGGTCTCGATACGCCTCGACGAATATCTATGGAACACCTGTGGCGCCCTCTGTCCCGCCATTCTGGCTAGTAGCATTTCCGGGTGCACGTGCACTTGCGCACTAGATCGACGTCCTTTGTGTACCTCATCCCGTCTGCGCAGATCAGTCGAACCTGCAACAAATTCGAGATCATAGGGAGACATTCGTGTTTGTTTGCTCGATTGAAAACAAGGGGCACGTTGGTTTATATAGATGTCTGATCATAGCAAGACCTATACTACTTAGAAATGTATTCACTGCATTTTTGGGGCCCAAAGCTAacgaatattaatgtatacagCAATTGGTCCGTACCTTGCGTCGTTTTGTCTTCCGTGGCAGGCAGCACGAGTTGCCACAGCTCCCCCAACACTTGGCAAGCTTCACTGGTCGTCTACTCCGACACCCATTCTCGCTATAGTACTCTCTGGTGTGCTCCTTGCGACACGTCGGTGCTGCAATAGAGATACGCGCGTGATACTTACGTTGTGGTCACTAGGGCACTTTTGAATAGGAAATATCGAAAGTGACTATACCTTTTTCGCAATACCGTCCTTGCCATCCGGTTTGACACCGGCACGTATACGGATACGGACTATCTGCAGACGAGGGCACGCATTGCGAGCCTTTTCTGCATCCGTGTCCCGCGCAGGGATCCGTATTTGTACCGGAGACCGTCATTAGGATGTCTGCAAGTGGATTAACATTTCACCCTTGCTAAAAGTTGTTCTAGCATCGAATGTCTTCCTGTTGCACTCGAAAGAGGAGCACAATAGGTTCCTAGGTACTCACCGGAATGTTCGTGAGCCATGTTCTCTTGTTGCATGGGTTCCTCGTTGCTGCCACTGTTCATCATTCCCTCTGGTTCGATAACGTCTCGCGCTTCGTCAGCCTCCTCGTCGTTAGACATGCATCCAGGAGTCACACGGTGCATTTTCGCAGCGTTGCTGAAGTCTACTAACTTGTGATTGATCCACATCTCGGAGATGCAGCCTAGAGAGGCAATAATCATTGTAATCTCGGAGTATGGAAGCTCTATCGAGTCGTTGGATGGAAATTTACCTTGGAAGCTCGTAATGTTTCTCAAGTGGAACTCCGTGAATGCTACGTTCGCGATTTCTGGCATGACGCCGCCGACGTACATCGGCGCGACGAGCTTCAGGTACTCCTTGGGACCCTCGTTGATAATGCTCCTAGCAGTACCGCGGTCGACCCTCATCGTGAAGTTCTTCTTGATCGCCAGAAGTTCCGCCACGTGGGACTTGCCGTCGGCTACCATTTCGTAACTATACATCGTCGAGGTTGGGTAGTTGCCTACGTCGTACGAGACCCTAACGCGGCCATTGAACAGTTCCACAGCGATGTGGTCGCCGTTCTGGCCGTCGTAGAGGAGAACCCCGTTCTCCTGCGTGGTCGTGAAGACGATGGTCACGTTCGCTTCGGGCTTCGTGCGCAGTGGCTCCAGCTCGACCAGCGAGCTGTTGTCCACGAAGCTCAAACTCGTCAGGTACTCGCATCGTTTTCCTTGAAAGAAGGTATTTAGTCAATGTTAGATTGATCATATGAATTTGATCGTGTAGCCGCCAGCAGAGACATGACtgtactaaatttatttttgcatgaGTAATAAGCGCGATTACTGACCGGTGTAGCCGGGGTGGCACTGGCAGAGGTAGTCCGCGGCGGAAGCGGGAGCTGGTTGGAAGCATGCACCATGCTGACAGTCATGGTGGGCGCATGGACTAGTTTGCGGGTAGAGCATGGCTGTCGAGGGTGCTGCCTCGCAGTACCTTCCTGTGTATTCCGCCGCGCACTTACaaacgtaattatttatgCCGTCGATGCAAGTAGCACCGTTCTGAAACATAATATGGTGTGTGTGAAAGTTTACGGGAAGTGATGTGTCGTACTGTGCAAGAGGGGAAAGCCCTCGTATGTGGAAGGATATCGTGAAAGGTTTTAGTGAGTGAATCTTGCACCGCCATTTAGGCGGAGCGGGGAAATTTTCGATCTTTCCCAGAAAGGTCGGAGATGATGTCTTTCGTAGATTTCCCCTCGTGAGAAAAAGGAACAGATAGGTTTGAGTGGTCAGGTGATCGTGCTTCGATTGTGAAGTGAAGACTACAAGAGGATCTAAGAATTACCTGGCACATATGATCAACGCAGTCATCCAAGTTGGTGGAACAATTAAAGCCGGTGAAGCCGATTGGGCATTCGCAGCTATAGTGGGTCCCGTGGTCGACGCATCTGCCCCCGTTCTCGCAGGGGTCGTGCCCTTTTGTGCAAAAGGGTATCTTCTCCTCGCAGTACTCGCCCATGAATCCTGGGGCGCAGTCGCATCTGTAGGCCTGTACGAGGTCGACGCAGGTGGCGTTATTTGCGCACTTGTTGTCCTCGCAGTCGTCGACGTTGTTCTCGCATCGAAGTCCCTTGTACCCGGGGGCGCAGTCGCAACTGTCACACACCGACTGATCGTCAATCGAGACATTGACCATGACCTTCGATCGCGGTGTATCCGCCAATCGATATCGCCGGACGCAACAAACGTAACCACGAGCGTGTCTTTGTAGCCCACGAAGAAGGATTCTTCGGTGATTTTATGGTAACTTGCTTGGACTGACTgccatttaattatttttagaagaagaaaaatggccGATTAAGAACTGCCACGTCGTTAGGTTGTTGCGTCTGACTGCTACTCTTCGGGGCTCACGTGCAGGGGTCCCGTTTAGTTTATTTACATAAGAGAGCACGGTTTTTCTACGTGCAATTTAGTGCTACTGAAACTACGATCTATAGTCTACGATCACTTTACTTTTACTCAGATCAGACATTGGGAATGCAAAGTTCAATTTTCGTCAAGATCGATGCAGTGTGCTACGATAGATACGCAAAACTACTAGTCATGGATGTTTAGCTGTAATCAGTACATTAAGATTTTACGTGCACGGCTACTCAGTTGTTCAAAGCTACTGACTGCAATCGTGTCTTTCGTGTATGGAAAATTCAGTCATTCGATCTACACTGAATGCACAGGATCAAACTCGTCACTTTGAATCTGCGACAGGATTCTCATTCAAGTGGAAATTTGCAGTTACTCTATGGAAAAGATTCCAGAGCAGGCCAATGCCTAATGCCCATAGATGGAAGGTTCCCAGACGAGCCAAATATATTTGACCGTCAATCGGGAGGCAAGTAAGTCGAAAGACTTTGAACCTGACGAGAACACGTCGCAGACATCACTACTACGGGCACCACTGAACGAGCAAATAGAGGTCAGACCCGAACGAGCTGGCCAAAGTCTACGTGGCAGCTGGCTGGGACGTTCGGTACCTGAATCTTCCTTCCTCCAGTACTTTGCAAGTTCCGGTGTTCCTGCAAGGATTTCCATAGCACGCGTCAATTTTATCTCCACAACGTTCCCCATGATATCCTGGCGCGCACTTGCAACGGAACTGCCGGTCCGGGAGGGTCTCGCAAAATCCTCCGTTCTGGCATGGCGAGGTGTAGCACAGGTCGCACTTGGCCAGGACTTCGGCTGGCTGTTGGCTGGCTGCGCGGAAGAAAGGTCTACGATTAATGAGCAATTTTAGTACTCTATTGTGACGACGGGCCAAAAAACCATGAACTAAACAGACTGCGTCACGGGCCAGTGAGAAAATCAAAAACATCTGCACGTGCGGAGCATAAGGACGATCGCTGGACAACGGTGGCCAGCTGACTTACGAATGTGGACTCAATGGTAAGCTTTATTCTGAAATAACAACCGACGTAGTGGCGagattataaagaaaaagaaaaagaaaaacgagaaaatacTGGCTCAAGAGCCTGAAAGTGAAAGGTATTCGAGGTAGTCAGGACATCCTGCGGAATGCATCAGCGAATGGGAccgcgatgaaaaatgtaattcagtCGCTGTTGTGTCAGCTTGATTGCCGCAACTGGCCACGTTGGCCGCGATCGCGGTATCTGTCATGGAGATACATACTTTTGCATTGGAACGCGGTCGCAGGTGTCGTCAGAAGGAGTTTGTCCCTCATTGTCGGCGGCTCCATGCATCTTGCTATGCCTGCCTCCACGTAGTCCTTCTTCACCCACTCGGCCAACCATCGCATGGTGCAGTCGCAGTAAAGCGGGTTGGACCCCAGAGCGCTATAAACACACCGATTGGTGAATTATCGACGCCGAGGAATGCGGTGGCATTCGCTTCAGGAACGTGAGAGATACTCACAGGTGGGTGATAGATTTGAGATCCTCGAACGCCCCCTCGGGAATCACGGATATGTCGTTGCCGTGGAGAGACCTGGTACAAATCGGAATTTTATGTGATAGCGGGCAATTGTCGACGATATTTGGGTATATTGGCTGTGAAGTGTTAATAGTGTTAAATGCGTCAACGTAGCCAAGCattgaataaattcatttcgaattATTCAATTAGTCTTGCTGCATCGCCGACGGTAGgtggaatttaattatctcattaaaataatttgttattattattgataatcGCTTCACAAATTGGCtccgtaaataaaattacgttaaaCGTTAAACAAATAAGCGTTAATAATATATGACTAATCATGGCGATAAAAGAGGACGTTTTTGCTCGTTAATTCGGCACATATTGTTTCCGTGACATCGCAAATTCCGTTTATACCGTCATCGATGCTTAATGCGTTCCCAATTATCAATTGTTCTTTCGTTCCATTTACGAAGAACCAAAGCGCGTTGAAAGCTATCGGTGTTTCATTCGGACCCGGAAgttttggaagaaaaatggtcCTGTTTGTCCGAACCTTTCGCCGCGTTATTTCGAGTAATTCTTCGCCCACGATTTATGGAGAACATTGGGAATACCGAATGCGAAACAAGGATGCAAATCAATGTACTGTTTGAGAAGAAAAGTAATGGAAAATCGAAACTCACATTATTCTCAACGATTTCAAGCCAGCGAGGGCGTTGCGCTGGACACACTGGAGCTTGTTGTAACTGATAATACTGAAAAACGAATAACGAACAGTGAACAATTTGGATCGTAGGAAATAATAGCAGAGTCTGAACTACGAAGGATATAGCGTTAGTTTCAAGGCAAACTCAAATCAGATTCAAATCAATTCAGATACCGGAGAGTCAACTTACAGGTGCGACAATTTGGTGAGGTTCTTGAAGGTGTCGTTCGACAGCATTCCGATCTGATTGTTGCTCAGGTCCCTGAAAGCAGAGGGAACGAGGGTTtgttgtatttcttttttttgcgaACCTCCTCGGAAACGAAATTgcacgtatattttatttacagtctAGTGAGAATCCTCAGGTGGTTCAGCCTCTCTGGCTGGATCGTCTTGATGTCGTTCACGTCCAAATACAGCTCGGTGGTTTCCGGTGGAATCCCACGTGGAATCTCTgtaagctgagacttcgaacACCTCACCACTGACCCGGCGCACTTACATTGGGGTGGACAGTAATCGTCTCCTAGGCAACCCACGCTGTCGTCTGCGATTCGTAAAGTAGACGGTGGATCGTTAATCTCGGAATCAAttccaaaagaaaatacgCCGTATTGTATTTTCAGTATCATCGTTTCAGGCTACGTTTCTAATTAACgaattgtagtttattttcatagattCTATcgtcattgaaaaatatctctTCAGTTCGGTAACCCCGCTTTTAAGTGAACTTAAAACTTAAAGGAACATATGGTAGTATCCTCGACGAGGTTAGGTCAACGTAGCGTATCGTATTTTCGGTGATGGCGATCTTAATGTACTCGAGCGATTAAGAGTGATTTGTGTTTCGTTTCTGAACGGAATAAAAGTATCATACTGTTGCATTTAAACTCGTGATGAGGGATATCCTTGATGACGGCGTCCTTCAATCGCGGCGGATCGTGGCAGTGGCCGACCACGTCAGACATGTCGCGTTTCCTCAGCCATCCAACGAACCACGCGAGATGACAATTACAGGACAAAGGATTGCCTTGCATGTTGCTGGAAATGCGAGGCAATTTGTTAAACTGCCATTAATTATGCGCACGGAAGCACGAAATATTTTAGCAGCGGGTATTAGGGAAGTTGGGAGCGAATGCattaaaactaaaatgaatattaaccAGTCACGATCCGCGCGGCCCTTGTATAACGTTACACTGATTAAATATGCAATTTGCGACAACTACTAACCTACTCTTCGAGCAACTTTTGCGTATCGTAATCAAGAATAATTGCCAGCCTTTATGACacattaatttcattgcaaGCAGTGGTGATTTACCACCTGAATGTGCAGGTGGCCAAAAGGTGTACCAAAAGCAGTTAATAGAAGAATCATGATTTAATCACGACTAAATAATACTAACTAAATAATTACGCAACTACCAATGCAGTTTACAATCATTCGAAGAGCCAAGGGCAGAAGGCAACCGACTCgtgaatttgataaaatgcAGAAACGATCGGAGCACTTCGCGAGAAGGACggagaataataattacgtcCAGAGGCTAGTAAAGGAGGGATCGTTCCTTTAAGGACACTTACATGGTGCGTAAGTGCATCATTCCTTCGAACGCGCCCTGCATGACGCAGGTAATGGCGTTCCCGTGAAGGTTCCTGCGAAAATGAAGTACGAAGGGTGTAAGTCGACGGTGATACAGTTTTATGAAGGCGCCATAAAAGTTTCTACTCACAGAGTCTTAAGATTCGTCAAGCCGGTGAACATCTTGTTGTGCACTTCCCTCAGCCTGTTCTCCGACAAGAGTCTGCGAAGCGAAGAGTCGTTATTTTCACGTGACAAGGACGCTCCCCCCCTCTACCCCAGCCCTTCCGGTGTaaagtttcgaaattatttgaagaaaaaaaaaaggaaaattgccACGCTTCGAAGGTGGTTCGTTCACGCGTCGATGGGAATCGCGCATCGCACGCGTCGGTGCGTCGTTAAATCGACGGAAAAATGGTCGAGggaattattgttatttaaggCAGATCGTTCGATAAATCGTGTCTCGGAACGAAACGTGATATCGCGCGATTTGGGGCAGTGGGGTGTCGATTGCGTTGAAAGTGTCGAagagtgaaattatttttaatcgaagctATAGGAGGTTACAGTGGCGAGTACTTTTTAGTATTAGTCGTATAGTTCGTAAAATAGGTAACGTTAATATTTGCATCGATATGGGAAAATCGTGGGCATCCCGAACTTCTCGCGTTAAATTCTGTTTCCGCCGGAAATTGtacttaaatttcttttttcacggTGATACGCGATATTTCAGATCGGTTTCCGCGCTCGTGTGCACTAAAATACGCGCGAGCTACCGGCGTCCTCCACCCCTCGGGCTATCTAATTAATCGACCCATTGTCCCGTTAATTgcctttgaaaattaaatcctATTCTGCTTCGTTAAAGCTCGTTTCAAAGTCCCGATCGAGTTAGGTACAAATAACGCAAGTAATCTCGACATTCCGAACACTCCCGCTATTATTCCGAACTTTCTCAACGGGAAACGTTTCGTTGAAAACGATTAACAATATCTGAGCACGCGAAATTACCCCGTGCGAAAATTATTCTCCACTGAATCGATGAATTAAGTAGAAACTAGAACTGGACCGAATAATCATCTGACAAAGGTGTTCGAATAGCACAAAATACACTATAGatgtattacaaaatatgtttaatataacATAGGATAATAATTAGTGTAATATCGGCGTAATGCGTAACAAAggtaaatacatatttactaTGCAAAGGGTGGGAAAAGCTATG is a window from the Hylaeus volcanicus isolate JK05 chromosome 7, UHH_iyHylVolc1.0_haploid, whole genome shotgun sequence genome containing:
- the LOC128880331 gene encoding protein slit isoform X1, with the protein product MARAMAPAWSLRLLSVSCGSVVCAWGLLLILSVLGGGASHGTALGSFGLGSLSGTMEDMNSVRCPWLCTCNGQEVECSHRGLTQIPENLATLLLAEKLDLQGNNISVIFKTDFEDMATLHVLWLSNNQIHTIERGAFQDLVGVEKLRLNNNQIRHIPDLLFSNMMNLKRLDLSHNQIATIGPKTLRGISSLKYLLLDNNVLTCIDEASIRELKDLEILMLNNNKLTTLGKEVLNGLSHLRTLKLLDNQFSCDCHLAWLSRHLKTYPRLGQHTRCASPIHVKDRNIADLQEHEFKCSGLVERTGSECSAEPQCPHPCRCADGIVDCRENLLTKVPTHLPEDTTELRLEQNSITEIPPKAFSPYRKLRRIDLSNNQIRKVAADAFHGLKFLESLVLYGNKIAELPSGLFQGLTNLQLLLLNANEISCIRTDLFRDLTSLTLLSLYDNNIRSLANGTFANLRSIETLHLARNPFICDCNLRWLSAYLHAHPIETSSAKCESPKRVQKRKIDSMRDDKFKCKGDEELLTKRAGECILPGECPAPCTCNGATVDCSNKKLTSIPKELPIYTSTLLLANNELDKIKADGLFEKLPELQHLDLRKNKISRVEASAFLGAHKLTDLLLSENRLREVHNKMFTGLTNLKTLNLHGNAITCVMQGAFEGMMHLRTINMQGNPLSCNCHLAWFVGWLRKRDMSDVVGHCHDPPRLKDAVIKDIPHHEFKCNNDSVGCLGDDYCPPQCKCAGSVVRCSKSQLTEIPRGIPPETTELYLDVNDIKTIQPERLNHLRILTRLDLSNNQIGMLSNDTFKNLTKLSHLIISYNKLQCVQRNALAGLKSLRIMSLHGNDISVIPEGAFEDLKSITHLALGSNPLYCDCTMRWLAEWVKKDYVEAGIARCMEPPTMRDKLLLTTPATAFQCKTSQQPAEVLAKCDLCYTSPCQNGGFCETLPDRQFRCKCAPGYHGERCGDKIDACYGNPCRNTGTCKVLEEGRFSCDCAPGYKGLRCENNVDDCEDNKCANNATCVDLVQAYRCDCAPGFMGEYCEEKIPFCTKGHDPCENGGRCVDHGTHYSCECPIGFTGFNCSTNLDDCVDHMCQNGATCIDGINNYVCKCAAEYTGRYCEAAPSTAMLYPQTSPCAHHDCQHGACFQPAPASAADYLCQCHPGYTGKRCEYLTSLSFVDNSSLVELEPLRTKPEANVTIVFTTTQENGVLLYDGQNGDHIAVELFNGRVRVSYDVGNYPTSTMYSYEMVADGKSHVAELLAIKKNFTMRVDRGTARSIINEGPKEYLKLVAPMYVGGVMPEIANVAFTEFHLRNITSFQGCISEMWINHKLVDFSNAAKMHRVTPGCMSNDEEADEARDVIEPEGMMNSGSNEEPMQQENMAHEHSDILMTVSGTNTDPCAGHGCRKGSQCVPSSADSPYPYTCRCQTGWQGRYCEKAPTCRKEHTREYYSENGCRSRRPVKLAKCWGSCGNSCCLPRKTKRRKVRLICADGMRYTKDVDLVRKCTCTRKCY
- the LOC128880331 gene encoding protein slit isoform X2 yields the protein MARAMAPAWSLRLLSVSCGSVVCAWGLLLILSVLGGGASHGTALGSFGLGSLSGTMEDMNSVRCPWLCTCNGQEVECSHRGLTQIPENLATLLLAEKLDLQGNNISVIFKTDFEDMATLHVLWLSNNQIHTIERGAFQDLVGVEKLRLNNNQIRHIPDLLFSNMMNLKRLDLSHNQIATIGPKTLRGISSLKYLLLDNNVLTCIDEASIRELKDLEILMLNNNKLTTLGKEVLNGLSHLRTLKLLDNQFSCDCHLAWLSRHLKTYPRLGQHTRCASPIHVKDRNIADLQEHEFKCSGLVERTGSECSAEPQCPHPCRCADGIVDCRENLLTKVPTHLPEDTTELRLEQNSITEIPPKAFSPYRKLRRIDLSNNQIRKVAADAFHGLKFLESLVLYGNKIAELPSGLFQGLTNLQLLLLNANEISCIRTDLFRDLTSLTLLSLYDNNIRSLANGTFANLRSIETLHLARNPFICDCNLRWLSAYLHAHPIETSSAKCESPKRVQKRKIDSMRDDKFKCDEELLTKRAGECILPGECPAPCTCNGATVDCSNKKLTSIPKELPIYTSTLLLANNELDKIKADGLFEKLPELQHLDLRKNKISRVEASAFLGAHKLTDLLLSENRLREVHNKMFTGLTNLKTLNLHGNAITCVMQGAFEGMMHLRTINMQGNPLSCNCHLAWFVGWLRKRDMSDVVGHCHDPPRLKDAVIKDIPHHEFKCNNDSVGCLGDDYCPPQCKCAGSVVRCSKSQLTEIPRGIPPETTELYLDVNDIKTIQPERLNHLRILTRLDLSNNQIGMLSNDTFKNLTKLSHLIISYNKLQCVQRNALAGLKSLRIMSLHGNDISVIPEGAFEDLKSITHLALGSNPLYCDCTMRWLAEWVKKDYVEAGIARCMEPPTMRDKLLLTTPATAFQCKTSQQPAEVLAKCDLCYTSPCQNGGFCETLPDRQFRCKCAPGYHGERCGDKIDACYGNPCRNTGTCKVLEEGRFSCDCAPGYKGLRCENNVDDCEDNKCANNATCVDLVQAYRCDCAPGFMGEYCEEKIPFCTKGHDPCENGGRCVDHGTHYSCECPIGFTGFNCSTNLDDCVDHMCQNGATCIDGINNYVCKCAAEYTGRYCEAAPSTAMLYPQTSPCAHHDCQHGACFQPAPASAADYLCQCHPGYTGKRCEYLTSLSFVDNSSLVELEPLRTKPEANVTIVFTTTQENGVLLYDGQNGDHIAVELFNGRVRVSYDVGNYPTSTMYSYEMVADGKSHVAELLAIKKNFTMRVDRGTARSIINEGPKEYLKLVAPMYVGGVMPEIANVAFTEFHLRNITSFQGCISEMWINHKLVDFSNAAKMHRVTPGCMSNDEEADEARDVIEPEGMMNSGSNEEPMQQENMAHEHSDILMTVSGTNTDPCAGHGCRKGSQCVPSSADSPYPYTCRCQTGWQGRYCEKAPTCRKEHTREYYSENGCRSRRPVKLAKCWGSCGNSCCLPRKTKRRKVRLICADGMRYTKDVDLVRKCTCTRKCY
- the LOC128880331 gene encoding protein slit isoform X3, with product MATLHVLWLSNNQIHTIERGAFQDLVGVEKLRLNNNQIRHIPDLLFSNMMNLKRLDLSHNQIATIGPKTLRGISSLKYLLLDNNVLTCIDEASIRELKDLEILMLNNNKLTTLGKEVLNGLSHLRTLKLLDNQFSCDCHLAWLSRHLKTYPRLGQHTRCASPIHVKDRNIADLQEHEFKCSGLVERTGSECSAEPQCPHPCRCADGIVDCRENLLTKVPTHLPEDTTELRLEQNSITEIPPKAFSPYRKLRRIDLSNNQIRKVAADAFHGLKFLESLVLYGNKIAELPSGLFQGLTNLQLLLLNANEISCIRTDLFRDLTSLTLLSLYDNNIRSLANGTFANLRSIETLHLARNPFICDCNLRWLSAYLHAHPIETSSAKCESPKRVQKRKIDSMRDDKFKCKGDEELLTKRAGECILPGECPAPCTCNGATVDCSNKKLTSIPKELPIYTSTLLLANNELDKIKADGLFEKLPELQHLDLRKNKISRVEASAFLGAHKLTDLLLSENRLREVHNKMFTGLTNLKTLNLHGNAITCVMQGAFEGMMHLRTINMQGNPLSCNCHLAWFVGWLRKRDMSDVVGHCHDPPRLKDAVIKDIPHHEFKCNNDSVGCLGDDYCPPQCKCAGSVVRCSKSQLTEIPRGIPPETTELYLDVNDIKTIQPERLNHLRILTRLDLSNNQIGMLSNDTFKNLTKLSHLIISYNKLQCVQRNALAGLKSLRIMSLHGNDISVIPEGAFEDLKSITHLALGSNPLYCDCTMRWLAEWVKKDYVEAGIARCMEPPTMRDKLLLTTPATAFQCKTSQQPAEVLAKCDLCYTSPCQNGGFCETLPDRQFRCKCAPGYHGERCGDKIDACYGNPCRNTGTCKVLEEGRFSCDCAPGYKGLRCENNVDDCEDNKCANNATCVDLVQAYRCDCAPGFMGEYCEEKIPFCTKGHDPCENGGRCVDHGTHYSCECPIGFTGFNCSTNLDDCVDHMCQNGATCIDGINNYVCKCAAEYTGRYCEAAPSTAMLYPQTSPCAHHDCQHGACFQPAPASAADYLCQCHPGYTGKRCEYLTSLSFVDNSSLVELEPLRTKPEANVTIVFTTTQENGVLLYDGQNGDHIAVELFNGRVRVSYDVGNYPTSTMYSYEMVADGKSHVAELLAIKKNFTMRVDRGTARSIINEGPKEYLKLVAPMYVGGVMPEIANVAFTEFHLRNITSFQGCISEMWINHKLVDFSNAAKMHRVTPGCMSNDEEADEARDVIEPEGMMNSGSNEEPMQQENMAHEHSDILMTVSGTNTDPCAGHGCRKGSQCVPSSADSPYPYTCRCQTGWQGRYCEKAPTCRKEHTREYYSENGCRSRRPVKLAKCWGSCGNSCCLPRKTKRRKVRLICADGMRYTKDVDLVRKCTCTRKCY